Proteins from a single region of Primulina tabacum isolate GXHZ01 chromosome 5, ASM2559414v2, whole genome shotgun sequence:
- the LOC142544863 gene encoding uncharacterized protein LOC142544863 has product MDSLKFRDVRVEKSHEISKYRRILRITTLFRLVELFVFLVIVVRFCSQFHFSVKSSGEYFRGRFSDENSGKGPDIYDEYVEKCRRNHQSSGNEKLRDMGMNRSKSEKVLRVAHVDDRRRELRRSVTERYSQRTANSERKNAAANGGITSYCAEDEMSSAEFRQAVEAFIARQQRLLREEEALSDV; this is encoded by the exons ATGGATTCACTAAAGTTTCGTGATGTAAGAGTGGAAAAATCCCACGAAATTTCAAAGTACCGTAGGATTCTGAGAATTACGACTCTGTTTCGGTTGGTGGAGCTTTTTGTTTTCTTGGTCATCGTCGTTCGATTCTGCTCACAGTTCCATTTTTCTGTCAAGTCTTCGGGAGAATATTTCAGGG GGCGATTTTCAGATGAAAATAGCGGAAAGGGGCCCGATATTTACGACGAGTACGTGGAAAAATGCCGCAGAAACCATCAATCTAGCGGTAACGAGAAACTAAGAGACATGGGGATGAACAGAAGTAAATCAGAGAAAGTGTTGAGAGTGGCGCACGTGGATGATCGCCGCCGTGAGTTGAGACGGAGCGTGACGGAGAGGTACAGTCAGAGAACTGCGAACAGCGAGAGGAAGAACGCGGCGGCGAACGGCGGCATCACCTCGTACTGCGCGGAGGACGAGATGAGTAGCGCAGAGTTCCGGCAGGCCGTGGAGGCATTTATCGCTCGGCAGCAGCGGTTGTTGAGGGAAGAAGAAGCACTTTCCGATGTATGA